The Parashewanella tropica genome window below encodes:
- a CDS encoding SRPBCC family protein, translated as MPQIARSMLVRYSAQQMYDLVNDVESYKEFLPGCVGGKVISFDGAKMLASVDVSKAGMRKTFTTCNQLENGKSIKLNLENGPFKHLKGEWRFTELAEDACKVEFELDFEFSSSLIDFAFNKVFKELMGSMVGAFTQRAKVVYG; from the coding sequence ATGCCTCAAATCGCTCGTAGTATGCTGGTTCGCTACAGTGCCCAGCAAATGTATGATCTTGTTAATGACGTTGAGTCTTATAAAGAGTTTCTTCCTGGTTGTGTCGGCGGCAAGGTGATCAGTTTTGATGGTGCGAAAATGCTGGCATCGGTAGATGTAAGTAAAGCAGGAATGCGAAAAACATTTACCACGTGCAATCAGCTAGAAAACGGCAAGTCTATCAAATTGAATTTAGAAAATGGTCCTTTTAAACACTTAAAAGGGGAGTGGCGTTTTACTGAACTGGCAGAAGATGCCTGTAAAGTGGAGTTTGAGTTAGACTTTGAGTTTTCCAGTTCTTTAATTGATTTTGCTTTTAATAAAGTATTTAAAGAGTTAATGGGCTCTATGGTCGGCGCGTTTACTCAACGGGCTAAAGTTGTTTACGGTTAA
- the smpB gene encoding SsrA-binding protein SmpB, with product MGKKKSKQAAPGSIVRNKRATFEFKIEEKIEAGLELQGWEVKSLRMGKVTLADTYVFIKEGECWMHGCTITPLNTASTHTYCEPARLKKLLLNRREIDKLEGLVERQGYTIVPLSLYWRKGAWVKVEIGLGKGKKEHDKRDASKERDWEREKSRTLKGAVRK from the coding sequence ATGGGAAAGAAAAAATCAAAACAAGCCGCGCCCGGAAGTATTGTCCGCAACAAGCGCGCCACCTTCGAATTTAAAATCGAAGAGAAAATCGAAGCAGGTCTTGAGCTACAAGGCTGGGAAGTAAAATCACTTCGCATGGGTAAAGTGACCCTTGCAGACACCTATGTATTCATAAAAGAAGGTGAATGTTGGATGCACGGTTGTACCATCACACCACTGAATACGGCATCGACCCACACTTATTGCGAACCCGCTCGCCTTAAAAAGCTACTACTTAACCGCCGTGAAATAGACAAACTTGAAGGTTTGGTTGAACGTCAAGGCTACACCATAGTTCCCCTTTCTCTTTATTGGAGAAAAGGCGCTTGGGTGAAAGTAGAAATCGGTCTAGGTAAAGGTAAAAAAGAACACGATAAGCGTGATGCAAGTAAAGAACGAGACTGGGAACGTGAAAAATCTCGTACTTTAAAAGGTGCCGTTCGCAAGTAA
- a CDS encoding ribonuclease E inhibitor RraB, giving the protein MSEISKETLEAFFVETREFTQQAEANFDIDEVCRWSYFFGDTSEQKLTKLGSYLESEGYEPIGFLEAGEEDENPDLIFLRVDMEEKHTVDSLYQRNQTFFALVKEYEVESYEGMDVGPVDEDMVQG; this is encoded by the coding sequence ATGTCTGAGATTAGTAAAGAAACGTTAGAAGCGTTTTTTGTTGAAACCCGAGAGTTCACCCAGCAAGCTGAAGCCAACTTTGATATTGATGAAGTGTGTCGTTGGTCATATTTTTTTGGTGATACCAGTGAGCAAAAACTTACCAAGCTAGGTAGCTACCTAGAAAGTGAAGGTTATGAGCCTATCGGGTTTCTGGAAGCTGGCGAAGAAGATGAAAACCCTGACTTGATTTTCTTACGTGTCGACATGGAAGAAAAGCATACCGTTGACTCACTTTACCAACGCAACCAAACTTTCTTTGCGTTGGTAAAAGAGTATGAAGTGGAATCTTACGAAGGTATGGATGTTGGGCCTGTTGATGAAGATATGGTCCAAGGGTAA
- a CDS encoding SAM-dependent methyltransferase, producing the protein MGSLVCVGTGLQLAGHISVRSKSYIENADVVFSLMPESFSQSWLERLNPNVVSLQPYYAKEGEIKSRRDTYAQMVQAICQAVRDGKKVVCALYGHPGVFACVSHLSIKQLRKEGYEAHMEPGISAEDCLWADLGIDPGTYGHQGFEATQFMFYQHTPDPAVHLVLWQIGLAGEHTLTEFHTNSDRLQILVEQLNEWYPLDHEIVIYESPNLPTFQPRIDRLKLKDLPYAELTCISTLLIPPSKKMAFNTKVLNKLGITPSDIG; encoded by the coding sequence TTGGGCTCATTAGTTTGCGTAGGAACTGGCTTACAACTGGCCGGTCACATTAGTGTTCGTAGTAAAAGCTATATTGAGAATGCCGATGTTGTATTTTCATTAATGCCTGAATCTTTTTCTCAGAGCTGGTTAGAGCGTCTTAACCCTAACGTAGTGAGCTTGCAGCCCTATTATGCAAAAGAAGGAGAAATCAAGAGCCGTCGTGATACTTATGCACAGATGGTTCAAGCAATTTGCCAAGCGGTAAGAGATGGAAAAAAAGTCGTTTGTGCTCTCTATGGTCACCCTGGTGTTTTTGCTTGTGTTTCTCATTTATCTATTAAACAGTTGCGTAAAGAAGGGTATGAAGCTCATATGGAGCCGGGTATTTCAGCGGAAGATTGCTTATGGGCTGACTTAGGTATTGATCCTGGTACATACGGTCATCAAGGTTTTGAAGCAACACAATTTATGTTTTATCAACATACTCCAGATCCTGCTGTTCATTTAGTGCTATGGCAAATAGGTCTTGCAGGAGAACATACTCTAACTGAATTTCACACCAATTCAGACCGTTTGCAAATATTAGTAGAGCAATTAAATGAGTGGTACCCACTCGATCATGAAATTGTGATTTATGAATCACCTAACTTACCAACATTCCAGCCGAGGATTGATCGCCTTAAATTAAAAGATCTTCCTTATGCCGAGTTAACTTGTATTAGTACTTTACTTATTCCGCCGTCTAAAAAAATGGCATTCAATACGAAGGTGTTAAATAAACTTGGTATAACACCAAGTGATATAGGCTAG
- a CDS encoding porin family protein: MEMRAVLLFKLVKRIIFVPLISLLSFLIANAYANDEDTQLRLEQQAEQGLQKKEQAILQDEMAREARDSKLTINGRTYHVNNNVNELGRALYLAVQHKMWPAVKEFLPRYQAIVTHDLMLVLYAEGGLARHAGNLTQAENKYRQLLILKPDFILAKLELARVLFENHKNNEAAKQFAEIEKFIPKYDPKTQGVQATIAAYSKAIRNRDEWHGFFSFGPSFDSNINQASGLTDRVLTSPFVTPSMGVGIETSLERRWSLSNHNGIQWRTLLFASNYYGESYVTLVDRRNKKLRDHSEFSQGTYITKLGYSYKEAKNQLFIAPLFELKLLDKKAFFTSVGLTAEWLRFISPTTMMKLELNYKKQEFIKPDLRLQNGIDFSSYFTLWKRVSDKLTMFGGMDYSQKRARDTNFNSDNFGLRLGLSYPLTDGINTTVFSSFRNQSFKGYNAFFRDTRKDNTQNYTIIVKAPKHEFAGLVPSLQLNYGRSQSSHAVLYSFDKHAVHFKLEKQF; encoded by the coding sequence ATGGAAATGCGTGCTGTGCTTCTCTTTAAGTTAGTAAAAAGAATTATTTTCGTCCCCCTTATTTCACTGCTCTCTTTTCTTATTGCTAACGCCTATGCCAATGACGAAGATACTCAGTTACGGCTTGAGCAGCAAGCTGAGCAGGGTTTACAAAAAAAAGAGCAAGCCATTTTACAAGATGAAATGGCACGAGAAGCAAGGGACTCGAAACTCACGATTAACGGTCGCACTTATCACGTAAACAATAACGTTAATGAACTTGGTCGTGCGCTGTATTTAGCGGTACAACACAAAATGTGGCCGGCGGTAAAAGAGTTTTTACCTCGTTATCAAGCCATAGTAACTCATGACTTGATGTTAGTTTTGTATGCCGAAGGCGGATTGGCAAGACATGCTGGAAACCTCACTCAAGCTGAAAACAAATATCGCCAGCTTTTGATTTTAAAACCGGACTTTATTCTGGCGAAATTAGAACTGGCGCGAGTGCTATTTGAAAACCATAAAAATAATGAAGCCGCAAAACAGTTTGCTGAAATAGAAAAATTCATCCCTAAATACGACCCCAAAACCCAAGGCGTTCAAGCCACTATTGCCGCTTATAGCAAAGCCATTCGGAATCGTGACGAGTGGCATGGCTTTTTCTCATTCGGTCCCAGTTTTGATAGTAATATTAACCAAGCCTCGGGGTTGACGGATCGTGTATTAACCAGTCCATTCGTCACTCCTTCAATGGGGGTCGGGATTGAAACTAGTCTTGAAAGACGCTGGTCGTTATCAAACCACAACGGCATACAATGGCGTACTCTACTATTTGCCAGTAATTATTATGGTGAGTCTTACGTTACCCTTGTAGATCGACGAAACAAAAAATTAAGAGATCATAGCGAGTTTAGCCAAGGGACGTACATTACCAAGTTAGGTTACAGCTACAAGGAAGCGAAAAATCAGTTGTTCATTGCCCCCTTATTTGAATTGAAATTACTGGATAAAAAAGCTTTCTTTACTTCGGTGGGATTAACCGCAGAATGGTTACGCTTTATATCGCCAACGACAATGATGAAGCTAGAGCTTAATTATAAAAAACAGGAATTTATAAAGCCGGATTTACGACTGCAAAACGGCATAGACTTTTCCAGTTATTTCACCCTATGGAAAAGAGTTTCGGATAAGTTAACCATGTTTGGTGGTATGGATTACAGCCAAAAACGAGCGAGAGATACCAATTTTAACTCTGATAACTTTGGCTTGAGGCTTGGGCTATCGTACCCATTAACTGACGGAATTAATACAACTGTCTTTAGCTCGTTTCGCAACCAATCATTTAAAGGTTACAACGCATTTTTTAGGGATACCAGAAAAGACAATACTCAAAACTACACCATTATCGTGAAAGCTCCAAAGCATGAGTTTGCAGGGCTAGTACCGAGTTTACAGCTGAATTATGGTCGTTCTCAGTCCAGCCATGCTGTCCTGTATTCTTTCGACAAACACGCTGTGCACTTTAAATTAGAAAAACAATTTTAA
- a CDS encoding bifunctional tRNA (adenosine(37)-C2)-methyltransferase TrmG/ribosomal RNA large subunit methyltransferase RlmN: MSDNKINLLDLDRKAMRELFADMGEKPFRADQLMKWIYHFGVSDFEEMTNINKKLRAKLTARCEIVAPEISSYQKSSDGTIKFAINVGDGQEVETVYIPEDDRATLCVSSQVGCALECTFCSTAQQGFNRNLSVAEIVGQIWRVSDFLGFQKETGERPITNVVMMGMGEPLLNLANVIPAIKVMLDDFGFSLSKRRVTVSTSGVVPALDKMGEELDVALAVSIHAPNDDLRDVLVPVNKKYNLETFLAGIRRYLAKSNANRGKVTLEYVMLDHINDSTDQAHELAKLMKDTPCKINLIPFNPYPGSPYGRSSNSRIDRFSKVLMEYGLTVIVRKTRGDDIDAACGQLAGDIRDRTKRLAKKRMQQDKISVTIA, from the coding sequence ATGAGTGATAACAAGATCAATCTACTGGATCTGGATCGTAAAGCAATGCGTGAACTGTTCGCCGACATGGGCGAAAAGCCGTTCCGTGCCGACCAGTTAATGAAGTGGATCTATCACTTTGGTGTGTCTGATTTTGAGGAAATGACTAACATCAATAAAAAGCTCCGCGCTAAGTTAACAGCGCGCTGTGAAATCGTTGCTCCAGAAATTTCCAGTTACCAAAAATCATCCGATGGCACCATTAAGTTCGCCATCAATGTTGGCGATGGTCAAGAAGTTGAAACCGTTTACATTCCTGAAGATGATCGCGCTACGCTTTGTGTATCGTCTCAAGTGGGCTGCGCCTTAGAGTGTACTTTCTGCTCTACTGCTCAGCAGGGCTTTAACCGTAACTTAAGCGTGGCTGAGATTGTTGGACAAATTTGGCGTGTATCTGACTTTTTAGGTTTTCAAAAAGAAACCGGTGAGCGTCCAATTACCAATGTTGTAATGATGGGAATGGGTGAGCCATTGTTGAACCTTGCCAATGTTATTCCCGCAATTAAAGTCATGCTAGATGATTTTGGGTTTAGTTTATCTAAACGCCGAGTGACAGTATCTACGTCAGGTGTTGTGCCAGCGTTAGACAAAATGGGCGAAGAACTCGACGTAGCTTTGGCGGTGAGTATTCACGCACCAAACGACGACTTACGTGATGTGTTGGTTCCAGTTAACAAAAAATATAACTTAGAAACCTTCTTAGCGGGTATTCGTCGTTATCTTGCAAAGTCCAATGCTAATCGCGGCAAAGTGACGCTAGAGTATGTGATGCTGGATCATATTAATGACAGCACTGATCAAGCCCATGAATTAGCTAAGCTGATGAAAGACACGCCTTGTAAGATCAACCTCATTCCGTTTAACCCTTATCCGGGTTCTCCTTATGGTCGTAGTTCGAATTCTCGCATCGATCGCTTTTCAAAAGTATTGATGGAGTATGGGCTGACAGTCATCGTGCGTAAAACCCGTGGTGATGATATTGATGCAGCTTGTGGGCAGCTAGCTGGTGATATTCGTGACCGCACAAAACGTCTTGCAAAAAAACGCATGCAACAAGATAAGATATCAGTCACAATAGCCTAA
- a CDS encoding GGDEF domain-containing protein yields the protein MMKSKVLKILVLIATVLVANFVYASENQGVTEQDILGIKKILNKDILSAKQSIDKYLTVSGLTLDKRVDLLVLKSITYIYEGEYKEALRVLAIAEKSANRKKQIIKIYQYQQTAYIGLQDYPRALFAAQNQLEQIQYIDDISIQVSVYSQLLNVFNNVESYDQVFKYADKLKKISNGKYKLEECKADLFLATGYKLLNDFVNAKNSLNSIIDNCDINLSPVLHGLAFRVLGEMEVDNQKYLMGIEYLERARKIYKRFSFQYEIINVKVQKGKAYLGLNDLKKATELAQYVVALPESNSLFSAKKTAHQVLGKIALRQKDYQQAYYHSQREQFYHKFLYDDDKAKKLAVEAAKFNFEELERDLMFAESRGYMMSGLELKHRQQIQSLESNDRYSNMLMFTLVGLFLGSWAIGVAVIFQSQKDRLTGLPKTTRGESRGLKVYRSSNKAKQGFGIAVVELDNIMPIKDHYGEHTGNQVIKDVAHILKKAVGKGKVYREDFNRFYVYFLLDEQQQVVKALEQTFSDIKKINAGFKQMPFQVSVSIGYELLERGLDKSDFYNATAHASMALEEAKILGGNKLIPYSEDIDRQCEDYKRQMRFVQFIDPKLMGPAGKLSL from the coding sequence ATGATGAAAAGTAAAGTCCTAAAAATATTAGTTTTAATAGCCACTGTTTTAGTGGCTAATTTTGTTTACGCATCAGAAAATCAAGGTGTAACTGAACAAGATATTTTAGGAATCAAAAAAATACTGAATAAAGATATTTTAAGTGCTAAGCAGAGCATTGATAAATACTTGACAGTGAGCGGGTTGACGCTAGATAAAAGAGTGGATTTGCTTGTACTAAAATCGATTACTTATATATATGAAGGGGAATATAAAGAAGCTTTAAGGGTTCTAGCTATTGCAGAAAAATCAGCGAATAGAAAAAAGCAAATAATTAAGATTTATCAATACCAGCAAACGGCTTATATTGGCCTACAAGATTACCCGAGAGCATTATTTGCAGCGCAAAACCAACTTGAGCAAATTCAATATATTGATGATATATCAATTCAAGTCAGTGTGTATTCGCAATTGTTAAATGTTTTCAATAATGTTGAATCCTATGATCAAGTTTTTAAGTATGCCGATAAATTAAAAAAAATTTCTAACGGAAAATATAAACTAGAAGAATGTAAAGCAGACTTATTTCTCGCAACTGGTTACAAGTTATTAAATGATTTTGTTAATGCAAAAAATAGTCTTAACAGTATTATTGATAATTGCGATATTAACCTCTCTCCTGTACTTCATGGATTAGCTTTTCGAGTTTTAGGTGAGATGGAAGTTGATAATCAAAAATATTTAATGGGAATTGAATATTTAGAAAGGGCTCGAAAAATATACAAAAGATTTAGTTTTCAATATGAGATAATAAATGTAAAAGTCCAGAAAGGTAAAGCTTATTTGGGGCTGAACGACCTCAAAAAAGCCACTGAATTAGCTCAATACGTGGTTGCGCTACCTGAAAGTAATAGTTTATTTTCCGCAAAAAAAACAGCCCATCAAGTGCTAGGAAAAATCGCCCTTCGACAAAAAGACTACCAACAAGCTTATTACCACTCCCAAAGAGAGCAATTTTATCACAAGTTTTTGTATGATGATGATAAAGCTAAAAAGTTAGCCGTTGAAGCCGCAAAATTTAACTTTGAAGAACTTGAACGTGATCTGATGTTTGCTGAAAGTCGTGGTTATATGATGTCGGGTTTGGAGCTAAAGCATCGCCAGCAAATCCAGTCACTAGAATCTAATGACAGATATAGCAACATGCTAATGTTTACCTTGGTTGGGTTATTTCTTGGAAGCTGGGCCATAGGAGTCGCAGTAATTTTTCAAAGTCAGAAAGACAGACTCACTGGCTTGCCTAAAACAACTCGAGGAGAGTCTCGAGGCTTGAAAGTCTATCGTAGCTCGAATAAAGCCAAACAAGGATTTGGTATAGCGGTTGTTGAGCTTGATAATATTATGCCGATTAAAGATCACTACGGTGAACATACTGGCAACCAAGTCATCAAAGATGTCGCTCATATTTTAAAAAAGGCAGTAGGGAAAGGTAAAGTTTACCGAGAAGATTTTAATCGATTTTATGTGTATTTCTTACTGGATGAACAACAGCAAGTCGTAAAAGCATTAGAGCAAACATTTTCTGATATCAAAAAAATAAATGCTGGTTTCAAACAGATGCCATTTCAGGTTAGCGTTAGCATTGGTTATGAACTACTTGAGCGTGGTTTGGATAAAAGTGATTTTTATAATGCGACGGCTCATGCCAGCATGGCTCTAGAAGAAGCCAAAATATTAGGTGGTAATAAACTCATTCCTTATAGTGAAGATATTGATCGTCAATGTGAGGATTACAAACGCCAAATGCGTTTTGTGCAATTTATTGATCCTAAGTTGATGGGCCCTGCGGGAAAACTCAGTCTTTAA
- the exbD gene encoding TonB system transport protein ExbD: MAFNNLGSDANELAENHDINVTPFIDVMLVLLIIFMVAAPLATVSIPVDLPNSSAKPQPAPEKPLFLTIEKDNTLTLDDDNQVNLEQLVPQLDAMLENKEQRIYIRADQNIAYKDLMAVVNQLNQSGYLQIALVGLEGVEGGQ, from the coding sequence ATGGCTTTTAATAATTTAGGCAGTGATGCTAACGAACTCGCAGAAAACCATGACATTAATGTAACCCCATTCATTGATGTGATGTTGGTGTTGTTAATTATTTTTATGGTGGCTGCACCGTTAGCTACAGTGAGTATTCCTGTGGACTTACCAAATTCCAGTGCCAAACCGCAACCTGCACCTGAAAAACCGTTATTTCTCACCATCGAAAAAGACAATACCTTAACTTTGGATGACGATAACCAAGTAAATCTTGAGCAGTTAGTGCCGCAACTGGATGCAATGCTGGAAAATAAAGAGCAACGGATTTATATTCGTGCAGATCAGAATATTGCTTACAAGGATTTAATGGCGGTGGTGAATCAACTTAATCAATCGGGGTATTTGCAAATTGCATTAGTTGGCTTAGAAGGCGTTGAGGGCGGGCAATGA
- the exbB gene encoding tonB-system energizer ExbB, which yields MTRFFISIFVFLLSLNAQANDAVGVSHGLPADLSPWGMYLAADWVVKSVMILLLLASILTWGIFVAKQVQLYKQTKLAKGFLSQILSAEKFDDCKQIKCIDNPFAQSVIQSTATELKLSFSNSDSKVNDEGIKERVNERLQRLQINAGAQINKGTGILASVGSVAPFVGLFGTVWGIMNSFIGIAQTQTTNLAVVAPGIAEALLATAIGLVAAIPAVLLYNYFARAITNYKALLADISSALMIVVSRDLDKRKNG from the coding sequence ATGACCCGTTTTTTTATTTCTATCTTCGTTTTCTTGTTGAGCCTTAATGCGCAAGCTAATGACGCCGTTGGAGTCAGCCACGGTTTACCTGCTGACTTATCACCATGGGGCATGTATTTAGCCGCCGATTGGGTGGTAAAGTCAGTCATGATTTTGCTATTACTTGCCTCTATTCTGACGTGGGGTATTTTTGTTGCCAAACAAGTGCAACTGTATAAACAAACCAAGCTAGCAAAAGGTTTTTTATCTCAAATCCTTTCAGCAGAAAAGTTCGATGATTGTAAGCAAATAAAGTGTATTGATAATCCGTTTGCACAAAGTGTGATTCAATCGACCGCTACCGAACTTAAGCTTTCGTTTTCGAACAGCGATAGTAAGGTAAACGATGAAGGCATTAAAGAGCGAGTGAATGAACGTTTACAACGCCTACAAATTAATGCAGGTGCGCAAATCAATAAAGGCACAGGTATTCTTGCTAGTGTGGGATCGGTAGCACCTTTTGTTGGCTTATTTGGTACAGTGTGGGGGATCATGAACTCCTTTATCGGCATCGCCCAAACCCAAACTACAAACTTAGCGGTTGTGGCACCGGGTATTGCTGAAGCATTACTGGCAACGGCAATTGGTTTGGTGGCTGCGATCCCTGCGGTATTACTCTATAACTACTTTGCTCGTGCCATCACCAATTACAAAGCCTTATTAGCCGATATTTCTAGTGCGCTGATGATTGTCGTGAGTCGAGATTTGGATAAAAGAAAGAACGGATAA
- a CDS encoding DUF3820 family protein → MNEALGQQLVDAINQKMPFGKYAGTPLIKLPEPYLVWFKQQGFPKGKLGEQLALMYEIKLNGLESELMRFLKPQ, encoded by the coding sequence ATGAATGAAGCTCTAGGGCAGCAACTTGTTGATGCCATCAATCAAAAAATGCCATTTGGTAAATATGCCGGCACTCCACTGATAAAGTTACCAGAACCTTATTTAGTTTGGTTTAAGCAACAGGGCTTTCCAAAAGGGAAATTAGGCGAGCAATTAGCGCTAATGTATGAAATTAAGCTAAATGGTCTAGAGTCTGAGCTGATGCGCTTTCTGAAGCCCCAATAA
- a CDS encoding RnfH family protein — MSHEVDHITVDVVYALPKQQKIISVTVSPETSAIEVLKQSGMQTFFPEIDYDEVKLGVFSNLIKPDRVMEAGERLEIYRPLIADPKDVRRRRAEKAVQEGRANKTTGGKIK, encoded by the coding sequence ATGAGCCATGAAGTTGACCACATTACAGTAGATGTTGTCTATGCTCTGCCTAAGCAACAAAAAATCATTTCAGTTACTGTTTCTCCCGAAACTTCTGCTATAGAAGTGCTTAAGCAAAGTGGGATGCAAACTTTTTTTCCTGAGATTGATTATGATGAAGTAAAGCTTGGTGTTTTTAGCAACTTAATTAAACCAGATCGAGTTATGGAAGCTGGAGAGCGATTAGAGATTTATCGTCCTTTAATTGCCGACCCTAAAGATGTACGCCGTCGTCGGGCAGAAAAAGCGGTACAGGAAGGAAGAGCGAATAAAACCACTGGCGGTAAGATAAAATAG
- a CDS encoding polysaccharide biosynthesis C-terminal domain-containing protein, which translates to MNSNQENSSYLSRGSILMLSTFAGGFLVTYIFNVYLSNWLGPEHYGNYKVSEAYIGLGSLIVMLGGSRAVAKFLTTSISSGSLEGVWEYVRFYALLTIGISLGLAALLFILHEWHFPFLENGNYHPILIATFALPLVALSALFGGILQVAKRLDLAFMPWQIGYPGLRLIFCGLTVLIIGSLDDFQAVLLTLLSALLIASFVIWKTFNLQLIKIERQPDFIKPMQWLKITAPMMMIIALQTFMRQVDIYMLEYMDGEVAVGHFAAAITTAASINNIQSAMFGLLIPLTVPALQAGTQAIIEINRKGLLLMLKTIIPALILLYLFGHNFLEIFGHGSEVTYRTMITLALGLGGYAIFGLGAIWLQYSGKESWLMLNLTVTVLINSILNLLLIPIYSIEGAAMATAIAYIGSACITAIKLKQHLGIYPWTISSSTGPTSIPS; encoded by the coding sequence ATGAATTCAAATCAAGAAAATAGCAGCTACTTAAGTCGCGGCAGTATATTAATGTTATCCACCTTTGCGGGTGGCTTTCTAGTAACCTACATATTTAACGTTTATTTATCTAATTGGCTTGGGCCTGAACATTATGGAAATTATAAGGTCTCTGAAGCCTACATTGGATTGGGCAGCTTAATTGTCATGCTTGGCGGCTCAAGAGCTGTCGCTAAATTTCTAACAACGTCAATCTCAAGCGGCTCTCTTGAAGGGGTTTGGGAATATGTACGATTTTATGCATTACTCACAATAGGCATTTCCTTAGGCCTTGCTGCTTTATTATTTATTTTGCATGAGTGGCATTTTCCTTTTTTAGAAAACGGAAATTATCACCCCATTCTCATTGCAACCTTTGCTCTTCCACTTGTGGCTTTATCCGCCTTATTTGGAGGTATTTTACAAGTCGCTAAACGGTTAGATTTAGCTTTTATGCCTTGGCAAATAGGCTACCCGGGTTTAAGGCTCATTTTTTGCGGGCTCACAGTATTGATTATTGGCAGCCTTGATGACTTTCAAGCTGTACTACTCACTCTGCTCTCCGCATTACTTATCGCCAGTTTTGTAATATGGAAAACCTTCAACTTACAGTTAATAAAAATTGAGCGGCAACCTGATTTTATAAAGCCTATGCAATGGCTAAAAATAACCGCTCCCATGATGATGATCATTGCCCTTCAAACGTTTATGCGCCAAGTTGATATATACATGCTGGAATATATGGACGGTGAAGTTGCAGTAGGTCACTTTGCTGCAGCAATAACCACAGCCGCTTCGATCAATAATATTCAGTCCGCAATGTTTGGGTTGTTAATTCCCTTGACGGTACCCGCGCTTCAAGCTGGTACTCAGGCGATTATAGAAATCAATCGAAAGGGCTTGTTATTGATGCTAAAAACCATCATTCCGGCCTTAATCCTATTGTATTTATTTGGTCATAATTTTCTTGAAATATTTGGGCATGGAAGTGAAGTCACTTATCGGACAATGATAACCCTAGCACTTGGACTAGGTGGCTATGCCATTTTTGGATTAGGCGCTATTTGGCTGCAATATTCAGGCAAAGAAAGTTGGTTAATGCTTAATTTAACGGTAACTGTACTGATAAACAGTATACTTAATTTACTTCTCATTCCCATCTATAGCATTGAAGGGGCGGCAATGGCTACCGCCATTGCTTATATTGGTTCGGCGTGTATTACTGCAATAAAGTTAAAGCAGCATTTGGGCATTTACCCTTGGACCATATCTTCATCAACAGGCCCAACATCCATACCTTCGTAA
- a CDS encoding energy transducer TonB: MKPMPNEHSSRIKRLLSGRSSASMSNSLMPLSNDKSTFLIGLSVSIALHSALFGYYFWQPETPPAKTTAAAPIPVTLVMPIASPQKKHQTQIEPEQEQQPDLQKSQPKPKPKAEPDPEVKAPEAKKDTPFETAKPKPKVEEKPKEPEAEPVEEIVKASSIDSIKQEAKPEQAVDIETPEKQIAAPQLGATNPIAEQRKVSWRTYLNAHLEQYKKYPRHAKRLRREGIPWVRFKLDRKGYVQHVELVTSSGVSSLDKEALALPKRAEPLPPPPKEVVGDLLSLTVPIVFSLR; this comes from the coding sequence ATGAAACCCATGCCAAATGAGCATAGTAGCCGCATCAAGCGATTATTATCAGGGAGGTCATCGGCATCCATGAGCAACTCTTTGATGCCTTTGTCCAACGACAAGTCTACATTCTTAATCGGTCTTAGCGTCAGTATTGCATTGCATTCTGCATTATTTGGTTATTACTTTTGGCAACCAGAAACACCACCTGCAAAAACGACCGCCGCTGCACCTATTCCTGTTACTTTGGTGATGCCAATCGCTTCACCTCAAAAAAAGCACCAAACCCAAATAGAGCCTGAGCAAGAGCAGCAACCTGACTTGCAAAAAAGCCAACCAAAGCCGAAACCCAAAGCCGAGCCTGATCCAGAAGTCAAAGCACCTGAAGCGAAGAAAGATACCCCGTTCGAAACGGCTAAACCAAAGCCTAAAGTTGAAGAAAAACCAAAAGAGCCTGAAGCTGAACCTGTTGAGGAAATCGTTAAAGCCAGCAGTATTGATTCAATAAAACAAGAAGCTAAGCCAGAGCAAGCCGTAGACATTGAAACACCTGAAAAGCAAATTGCCGCACCGCAATTAGGAGCTACTAACCCAATTGCAGAGCAAAGAAAAGTCAGCTGGCGCACCTATCTGAATGCCCATTTGGAGCAGTACAAAAAGTACCCTCGCCACGCTAAGCGTTTACGTCGCGAAGGAATACCATGGGTTCGTTTTAAATTAGACAGAAAAGGTTATGTTCAACACGTAGAGTTGGTGACTAGCTCAGGCGTGTCATCACTGGATAAAGAAGCTTTAGCCTTACCTAAACGAGCAGAGCCGTTACCACCTCCACCTAAAGAAGTCGTTGGCGATTTACTTAGCCTTACTGTGCCAATAGTATTCTCGTTGAGATAG